One genomic segment of Musa acuminata AAA Group cultivar baxijiao chromosome BXJ3-3, Cavendish_Baxijiao_AAA, whole genome shotgun sequence includes these proteins:
- the LOC135632312 gene encoding pyruvate kinase, cytosolic isozyme-like: protein MANIDIEGILKELPSDGCLPKTKIVCTLGPASRSVPMLEKLLRAGMNVARFNFSHGTHEYHQETLENLRIAMHNTQILCAVMLDTKGPEIRTGFLKDGKPIQLTEGHEITISTDYSIKGDENMISMSYKKLPVDLKPGNTILCSDGTITMTVLSCDPDAGTVRCRCENTAKLGERKNVNLPGVVVDLPTLTEKDKEDILGWGVPNKIDMIALSFVRKGSDLVTVREVLGSHTKNIKLMSKVENQEGVINFDDILRETDAFMVARGDLGMEIPIEKIFLAQKMMIYKCNLAGKPVVTATQMLESMIKSPRPTRAEATDVANAVLDGTDCVMLSGESAAGAYPEIAVKIMARICIEAESSLDNDAIFKEMIRSAPLPMSPLESLASSAVRTANKAKATLIVVLTRGGTTAKLVAKYRPRVPILSVVVPVLTTDSFDWTVSDESPARHSLIYRGLVPLLAEGSAKATDSESTEMILQAALKAAVDKRLCKPGDSIVALHRIGVASVIKICIVK, encoded by the exons ATGGCGAACATCGACATCGAGGGCATCCTGAAGGAGCTGCCCAGCGATGGGTGCTTGCCGAAGACGAAGATCGTGTGCACGCTCGGGCCGGCGTCGAGGTCGGTGCCGATGCTGGAGAAGCTGCTCAGGGCCGGCATGAACGTTGCCAGGTTCAACTTCTCGCACGGGACGCACGAGTACCACCAGGAGACCCTGGAAAACCTCAGGATCGCCATGCACAACACCCAGATCTTGTGCGCCGTCATGCTCGATACCAAG GGGCCTGAGATTCGCACTGGCTTCCTGAAGGATGGAAAACCTATCCAACTTACGGAGGGTCATGAAATCACAATCAGCACTGATTACAGCATCAAGGGCGATGAAAACATGATTTCTATGAGTTATAAGAAGCTTCCTGTAGACTTGAAACCTGGAAACACCATATTGTGTTCAGATGGTACGATAACCATGACTGTGCTGTCATGTGACCCAGATGCTGGAACTGTAAGATGCCGTTGTGAGAATACTGCAAAGTTAGGTGAGAGGAAGAATGTCAATTTACCTGGTGTCGTGGTGGATCTCCCCACACTGACAGAGAAGGATAAGGAAGACATCCTAGGATGGGGTGTTCCCAACAAAATTGATATGATCGCCCTGTCCTTTGTCCGTAAAGGTTCAGATCTTGTTACTGTTCGAGAAGTTCTAGGGTCTCACACAAAAAACATAAAGTTAATGTCAAAG GTTGAGAACCAGGAGGGTGTGATCAATTTCGATGATATACTGAGAGAGACAGATGCCTTCATGGTTGCCCGAGGTGATCTTGGGATGGAGATACCGATTGAGAAAATCTTCCTCGCCCAAAAGATGATGATCTACAAATGCAATCTTGCTGGCAAACCTGTTGTCACGGCCACTCAAATGCTGGAATCCATGATCAAGTCCCCTCGTCCCACACGAGCCGAGGCCACCGATGTTGCAAATGCCGTTCTGGATGGCACAGACTGTGTCATGCTCAGCGGTGAAAGTGCGGCTGGTGCATACCCAGAGATTGCGGTAAAGATCATGGCTCGGATATGCATTGAGGCAGAATCCTCCCTTGACAATGATGCCATCTTTAAGGAGATGATAAGGTCTGCTCCTCTTCCTATGAGCCCATTGGAGAGCCTTGCATCATCGGCAGTCCGCACAGCTAACAAGGCCAAGGCCACATTGATCGTCGTCTTGACTCGTGGTGGCACCACGGCCAAGCTGGTGGCCAAGTACCGGCCTAGAGTTCCGATCCTGTCTGTGGTGGTTCCAGTGCTGACGACAGACTCATTCGACTGGACTGTGAGCGACGAGAGTCCCGCAAGGCACAGCCTCATTTATCGGGGTCTTGTTCCGCTGCTGGCGGAGGGTTCTGCCAAGGCTACCGATTCCGAGTCCACAGAGATGATCCTGCAGGCAGCACTCAAGGCGGCAGTGGATAAACGACTCTGCAAGCCAGGTGATTCCATCGTTGCACTACACCGCATCGGTGTTGCTTCTGTCATAAAGATCTGCATCGTGAAATAA
- the LOC135586372 gene encoding uncharacterized protein LOC135586372, translated as MCTSGRKHSNLQSFLAHITPSVPAYPLPKTCMRDLNNLWQPVGKEKAEYFTLGDLWEQYSEWSAYGAAVPIILDNHETVLQYYVPYLSAIQIYTNKSLPCLRMLLEESESESFSDDSESDKMSKSWDALSEDSMISQDSSLPGKEILGQIYLQYVEYGSPYKRMPLVDKVNELAQHFPGLMSFKSVEMSPASWMSVAWYPIYPIPMRNVQDLSACFLTYHTISASFQDNVVPGDSAKDYCPMVAKTNKWEQKKGSNSVTLSPFGLSTYKMQGSIWRNPDTSDTEMMDNLYNAAQSWLMQLRVEHHDFEFFATH; from the exons atgtgCACTAGTGGGCGAAAGCACTCGAATCTGCAGTCTTTCCTCGCTCACATAACGCCTTCGGTGCCTGCTTATCCTCTTCCAAAG ACATGCATGCGTGATCTGAATAACCTCTGGCAACCTGTGGGCAAGGAGAAGGCTGAGTATTTCACTCTAGGAGACCTCTGGGAACAGTATAGTGAGTGGAGTGCTTATGGAGCTGCGGTTCCAATCATCCTCGACAACCATGAAACTGTACTCCAGTACTATGTTCCATACCTATCTGCTATCCAAATATACACCAATAAGTCTCTTCCTTGTTTGAG GATGTTGCTGGAAGAGAGCGAGAGTGAATCTTTTAGTGATGACAGTGAGAGTGACAAGATGTCAAAGTCGTGGGATGCATTGTCAGAAGATTCCATGATTAGCCAGGACAGTTCATTGCCAGGAAAGGAAATCCTGGGTCAAATTTACCTTCAATATGTAGAGTATGGTTCCCCTTATAAAAGGATGCCCCTCGTGGACAAG GTAAATGAACTGGCGCAACACTTTCCCGGTTTGATGTCATTCAAAAGTGTGGAAATGTCACCTGCTAGCTGGATGTCTGTTGCCTG GTACCCTATTTATCCCATTCCAATGCGAAATGTTCAGGATTTGTCGGCATGCTTTCTGACTTATCATACTATCTCTGCATCTTTCCAAG ATAATGTTGTACCTGGGGACAGTGCAAAAGACTACTGTCCCATGGTAGCTAAAACAAATAAATGGGAGCAAAAGAAAGGGAGCAACTCTGTTACTCTTTCACCATTTGGTCTATCCACCTACAAAATGCAGGGAAGCATATGGAGAAACCCGGACACTTCAGATACCGAGATGATGGACAACCTTTACAATGCTGCACAATCCTGGTTGATGCAGCTTAGAGTTGAACACCATGACTTTGAGTTCTTTGCCACTCACTGA